A window of the Cygnus atratus isolate AKBS03 ecotype Queensland, Australia chromosome 4, CAtr_DNAZoo_HiC_assembly, whole genome shotgun sequence genome harbors these coding sequences:
- the MRPS26 gene encoding 28S ribosomal protein S26, mitochondrial, which yields MLRALRRCRPGAIVAAALGPGAGSGPGLAWGPRLVPARGRKTRHDPPAKAKAARLKLPPPVDPAELAVVTERYRQHRAVLGALRCVFRAEVLQRKREERLQLEGSAALREEHRLLMAWNEAENARQRARREERIRKAAEERQRQRLQAAENKARQAAASLQEKESAVLRLQEEAKSFLTPENLEARIEECLDNPRSYNFAVDKEGRVVRRTAPP from the exons ATGTTGCGGGCGCTGAGGCGCTGCCGGCCGGGGGCGATCGTGGCGGCCGCGCTCGGCCCCGGCGCCGGCTCCGGGCCCGGCCTCGCGTGGGGCCCGCGGCTGGTGCCGGCCCGGGGCCGCAAGACGCGGCACGACCCCCCCGCCAAGGCCAAGGCGGCCCGCCTCAAGCTGCCGCCGCCCGTCGACCCCGCCGAGCTCGCCGTGGTCACCGAGCGGTACCGGCAGCACCGCGCCGTGCTCGGGGCCCTCCG CTGCGTCTTCAGGGCCGAGGTGCTGCAGCGGAAGCGCGAGGAgcggctgcagctggagggctCGGCGGCGCTGCGGGAGGAGCACCGGCTGCTGATGGCCTGGAACGAGGCCGAGAACGCGCGGCAGCGGGCGCGCAG agaggaaagaattaGGAAGGCAGCGGAGGAGCGGCagaggcagaggctgcaggctgcGGAGAACAAGGCCAGGCAGGCGGCGGCCTCcctgcaggagaaggagagCGCCGTGCTCCGCCTGCAG GAGGAAGCCAAATCGTTCCTCACCCCCGAGAACCTGGAGGCGCGCATCGAGGAGTGCCTGGACAACCCGCGCAGCTACAACTTCGCCGTCGACAAGGAGGGCCGCGTCGTCAGGCGCACCGCGCCGCCCTAG
- the LOC118248386 gene encoding neurophysin 1: protein MRTKALALCLLGLLALSSACYIQNCPIGGKRAVLDGGVRKCLPCGPRNQGRCFGPRICCGEELGCYLGTPETLRCQEENFLPTPCESGRKPCGGDGASCAAPGICCSSEGCVADPACEREALLA, encoded by the exons ATGCGCACCAAGGCGCTCgccctctgcctgctgggccTCCTGGCGCTCTCCTCGGCGTGTTACATCCAGAACTGCCCCATCGGGGGCAAGCGCGCCGTGCTGGACGGGGGCGTCAGGAAG TGCCTGCCCTGCGGCCCCAGGAACCAGGGGCGCTGCTTCGGGCCCCGCATCTGCTGCGGCGAGGAGCTGGGCTGCTACCTGGGCACCCCGGAGACGCTGCGGTGCCAGGAGGAGAACTTCTTGCCCACGCCCTGCGAGTCCGGGAGGAAACCGTGCGGCGGCGACGGGGCGAGCTGCGCCGCCCCCggcatctgctgcagcagcg AGGGCTGCGTGGCCGACCCAGCCTGCGAGCGAGAGGCGCTGCTCGCGTAG
- the LOC118248451 gene encoding neurophysin 2 isoform X1, translating to MAEPSLPLSFLCLLALSSACYIQNCPRGGKRALADAALRQCLPCGPGNRGRCFGPGICCGAELGGCYLGTAETRRCAEEDYLPSPCQPGGQPCGSGGRCAADGVCCSADTCAADASCLEEGSERAEEAAEKNLTVLDGSAGDLLLRLMQLAGRQQGKQPGL from the exons ATGGCCGAGCCTTCGctgcccctctccttcctctgcctcctcgCCCTCTCCTCCGCCTGCTACATCCAGAACTGCCCCCGGGGCGGCAAGCGCGCCTTGGCCGACGCAGCCCTGCGGCAG TGCCTGCCCTGCGGCCCGGGGAACAGAGGTCGCTGCTTCGGCCCCGGCATCTGCTGCGGCGCGGAGCTGGGCGGCTGCTACCTGGGCACGGCGGAGACGCGGCGCTGCGCCGAGGAGGACTACCTGCCCTCGCCCTGCCAGCCCGGCGGGCAGCCCTGCGGCTCCGGCGGCCGCTGCGCCGCCGACGGCGTCTGCTGCAGCGCTG ACACCTGCGCCGCGGACGCCTCCTGCCTGGAGGAGGGCAGCGAGCGGGCCGAGGAGGCGGCGGAGAAGAACCTGACGGTGCTGGACGGCTCGGCCGGGGACCTGCTGCTGCGGCTGATGCAGCTGGCCGGCCGGCAGCAGGGCAAGCAGCCCGGCCTCTGA
- the LOC118248451 gene encoding vasotocin-neurophysin VT isoform X2: MAEPSLPLSFLCLLALSSACYIQNCPRGGKRALADAALRQCLPCGPGNRGRCFGPGICCGAELGGCYLGTAETRRCAEEDYLPSPCQPGGQPCGSGGRCAADGVCCSAASRRCQTRHKNALTPQEKAPLPG; this comes from the exons ATGGCCGAGCCTTCGctgcccctctccttcctctgcctcctcgCCCTCTCCTCCGCCTGCTACATCCAGAACTGCCCCCGGGGCGGCAAGCGCGCCTTGGCCGACGCAGCCCTGCGGCAG TGCCTGCCCTGCGGCCCGGGGAACAGAGGTCGCTGCTTCGGCCCCGGCATCTGCTGCGGCGCGGAGCTGGGCGGCTGCTACCTGGGCACGGCGGAGACGCGGCGCTGCGCCGAGGAGGACTACCTGCCCTCGCCCTGCCAGCCCGGCGGGCAGCCCTGCGGCTCCGGCGGCCGCTGCGCCGCCGACGGCGTCTGCTGCAGCGCTG CCTCAAGACGTTGCCAAACCAGGCACAAAAATGCCCTGACCCCCCAAGAAAAAGCCCCGCTCCCTGGTTAA
- the UBOX5 gene encoding RING finger protein 37 isoform X1: protein MVINVCLPQFKPRIHCNKISADGYEVENLISEDLARRNRGFRSEYFIKPPVHVTISFPFNIEICRINIDVSSGGYQTFSGLEVYTSTSCAKTSWQSPEGHFSGLAGQPVSDKDTFTLVGKAVLKNQSKATFGHRGFRPRPPFHQMENVFSYPGSVSQDLWNKGPASLSNVSHLKLCITHVAGGGLPCIKRLEVWGQPAKSCPQEVIEGVFRVASQCLAQDGGSLKPELWTPMESDCVPLGTNDGERQALRKLVDAVQDVPEEFLDPITLEIMTFPMLLPSGKVIDQSTLEKCNRSEASWGRVPSDPFTGVAFSQHSQPLPHPTLKARIDHFLLQHSIPGTNLLGRAHASEMLVPSSVTVSSLKRKMDCGDPSSAQPPYFSSTDLLVTATSENSAKKMKTDGDSHLIQMDCSTDAIPHEQKLSESLDTALTSALSSMPSFTAKLMKGQQQAQGEGGCSTSWNAASGLEHGRSGQTQGCASCGKTFSPYFKTEPVYQLPCGHLLCRPCLAEKQKSLAVACGSCKRSVATHDVRRVHF from the exons ATGGTAATAAACGTCTGTCTCCCCCAGTTCAAGCCGAGAATTCACTGCAACAAG ATCTCCGCCGACGGTTACGAAGTGGAGAACCTGATCTCGGAGGACCTCGCCAGGAGAAATCGTGGTTTCCGCAGCGAGTACTTCATCAAACCCCCCGTCCACGTCACCATCTCCTTTCCCTTCAACATCGAGATCTGCAGGATCAACATCGACGTCTCCTCCGGAGGCTACCAAACCTTCTCCGGGCTCGAAGTTTACACCTCTACCTCATGCGCTAAAACCTCCTGGCAGAGCCCCGAGGGGCACTTCTCAGGTCTGGCCGGCCAGCCCGTGTCGGACAAAGACACTTTCACGCTGGTGGGCAAAGCTGTcttaaaaaatcaaagcaaagcgACGTTCGGCCACCGGGGCTTCAGGCCGAGGCCTCCCTTCCATCAGATGGAGAACGTTTTCTCCTACCCGGGCTCCGTCTCTCAAGACCTGTGGAACAAAGGGCCCGCCTCGCTCAGCAACGTCTCGCACCTGAAGCTCTGCATCACCCACGTGGCCGGGGGCGGCCTGCCTTGCATCAAGAGGCTGGAGGTGTGGGGGCAGCCCGCCAAGTCGTGCCCGCAGGAGGTGATCGAGGGGGTTTTCCGGGTGGCCTCCCAGTGCCTCGCCCAGGACGGCGGCAGCCTCAAGCCGGAGCTCTGGACGCCGATGGAGAGCGACTGCGTGCCCTTGGGCACCAACGACGGCGAGCGGCAGGCCCTCCGCAAGCTGGTGGACGCGGTCCAAGACGTCCCCGAAGAATTCCTGGACCCCATCACCCTGGAGATCATGACCTTCCCCATGCTCCTGCCCTCCGGGAAGGTGATCGACCAGAGCACCTTGGAGAAGTGCAACCGGAGCGAGGCGTCTTGGGGCAGGGTGCCCAGCGACCCTTTCACCGGGGTGGCCTTCAGCCAGCACTCGCAGCCCCTGCCTCACCCCACTCTCAAGGCCAGGATAGATcatttcctcctgcagcacagcatcccCGGCACCAACCTGCTCGGCAGGGCTCACGCCTCCGAGATGCTCGTTCCTTCTTCCGTAACCGTGTCTTCTCTGAAGAGGAAGATGGACTGCGGGGATCCGAGCTCCGCGCAGCcgccttatttttcttctacagacTTGCTTGTCACGGCTACCTCAGAGAACAGtgctaaaaaaatgaaaacggACGGTGACTCGCATTTGATCCAAATGGACTGTTCCACAG ATGCGATCCCTCACGAGCAAAAGCTCTCGGAGAGTTTGGACACGGCCTTGACCTCGGCGCTCAGCTCCATGCCGTCCTTCACGGCCAAGCTGAtgaaagggcagcagcaggcgcagggcgagggaggctgcagcacctcgTGGAACGCCGCCTCCGGCCTCG AGCACGGCAGGAGCGGCCAGACCCAGGGGTGCGCGTCCTGCGGCAAAACCTTCTCGCCCTACTTCAAAACGGAGCCCGTTTACCAGCTCCCCTGCGGCCACCTCCTGTGCCGCCCCTGCTTGGCCGAGAAGCAGAAGTCCCTGGCCGTGGCGTGCGGGAGCTGCAAGCGGTCGGTCGCCACGCACGACGTCAGGAGGGTTCACTTCTAA
- the UBOX5 gene encoding RING finger protein 37 isoform X2: MVINVCLPQFKPRIHCNKISADGYEVENLISEDLARRNRGFRSEYFIKPPVHVTISFPFNIEICRINIDVSSGGYQTFSGLEVYTSTSCAKTSWQSPEGHFSGLAGQPVSDKDTFTLVGKAVLKNQSKATFGHRGFRPRPPFHQMENVFSYPGSVSQDLWNKGPASLSNVSHLKLCITHVAGGGLPCIKRLEVWGQPAKSCPQEVIEGVFRVASQCLAQDGGSLKPELWTPMESDCVPLGTNDGERQALRKLVDAVQDVPEEFLDPITLEIMTFPMLLPSGKVIDQSTLEKCNRSEASWGRVPSDPFTGVAFSQHSQPLPHPTLKARIDHFLLQHSIPGTNLLGRAHASEMLVPSSVTVSSLKRKMDCGDPSSAQPPYFSSTDLLVTATSENSAKKMKTDGDSHLIQMDCSTDAIPHEQKLSESLDTALTSALSSMPSFTAKLMKGQQQAQGEGGCSTSWNAASGLGMNIYVHITASQNRLGLEETSKITQPNL; the protein is encoded by the exons ATGGTAATAAACGTCTGTCTCCCCCAGTTCAAGCCGAGAATTCACTGCAACAAG ATCTCCGCCGACGGTTACGAAGTGGAGAACCTGATCTCGGAGGACCTCGCCAGGAGAAATCGTGGTTTCCGCAGCGAGTACTTCATCAAACCCCCCGTCCACGTCACCATCTCCTTTCCCTTCAACATCGAGATCTGCAGGATCAACATCGACGTCTCCTCCGGAGGCTACCAAACCTTCTCCGGGCTCGAAGTTTACACCTCTACCTCATGCGCTAAAACCTCCTGGCAGAGCCCCGAGGGGCACTTCTCAGGTCTGGCCGGCCAGCCCGTGTCGGACAAAGACACTTTCACGCTGGTGGGCAAAGCTGTcttaaaaaatcaaagcaaagcgACGTTCGGCCACCGGGGCTTCAGGCCGAGGCCTCCCTTCCATCAGATGGAGAACGTTTTCTCCTACCCGGGCTCCGTCTCTCAAGACCTGTGGAACAAAGGGCCCGCCTCGCTCAGCAACGTCTCGCACCTGAAGCTCTGCATCACCCACGTGGCCGGGGGCGGCCTGCCTTGCATCAAGAGGCTGGAGGTGTGGGGGCAGCCCGCCAAGTCGTGCCCGCAGGAGGTGATCGAGGGGGTTTTCCGGGTGGCCTCCCAGTGCCTCGCCCAGGACGGCGGCAGCCTCAAGCCGGAGCTCTGGACGCCGATGGAGAGCGACTGCGTGCCCTTGGGCACCAACGACGGCGAGCGGCAGGCCCTCCGCAAGCTGGTGGACGCGGTCCAAGACGTCCCCGAAGAATTCCTGGACCCCATCACCCTGGAGATCATGACCTTCCCCATGCTCCTGCCCTCCGGGAAGGTGATCGACCAGAGCACCTTGGAGAAGTGCAACCGGAGCGAGGCGTCTTGGGGCAGGGTGCCCAGCGACCCTTTCACCGGGGTGGCCTTCAGCCAGCACTCGCAGCCCCTGCCTCACCCCACTCTCAAGGCCAGGATAGATcatttcctcctgcagcacagcatcccCGGCACCAACCTGCTCGGCAGGGCTCACGCCTCCGAGATGCTCGTTCCTTCTTCCGTAACCGTGTCTTCTCTGAAGAGGAAGATGGACTGCGGGGATCCGAGCTCCGCGCAGCcgccttatttttcttctacagacTTGCTTGTCACGGCTACCTCAGAGAACAGtgctaaaaaaatgaaaacggACGGTGACTCGCATTTGATCCAAATGGACTGTTCCACAG ATGCGATCCCTCACGAGCAAAAGCTCTCGGAGAGTTTGGACACGGCCTTGACCTCGGCGCTCAGCTCCATGCCGTCCTTCACGGCCAAGCTGAtgaaagggcagcagcaggcgcagggcgagggaggctgcagcacctcgTGGAACGCCGCCTCCGGCCTCG GTATGAATATCTACGTACatatcacagcatcacagaatcgtctaggcttggaagagacctccaagatcacccagcccaacctctga
- the FASTKD5 gene encoding LOW QUALITY PROTEIN: FAST kinase domain-containing protein 5, mitochondrial (The sequence of the model RefSeq protein was modified relative to this genomic sequence to represent the inferred CDS: deleted 1 base in 1 codon), giving the protein MATVLVRRRFPRLSRATAAVLTSAPCEAEGGGGESPRKEEENPKITSAGSKPAATIRLLSPPGYRVLRNPAAYARSRAGSCGRALGDPPTSPGAAQEHRGLPAASFQVLPAARNALAKPPRGRNPPARAKREAEREQRELHDSKEDPRTFQRGRPEYKSLSYDRFEPLEAIPWEEGEAVLRGAAAQGGSRSPGAIAEGFRKLSRLPEEHHAALASEPRFDALCCRVVDQIESFSTAELVEVLKACVRLGVPPAHPVLDACERDFCRRAWAMSLEQLLLVADCWRCLERAVPSYLGILFSYASRSCKELALPQLVQLLYIIGEGRKSPPDLVQKLEGVIWKHLDSCTLEEVGAICLGLFKSLSAVSDRLMRRIADRVSLRMEEMSTYALVNVLKMLRYARLDHLPLLRELGRVIPPRIPATNIQGVMHITLTCSSLHYYDEGVLAAVAAALPSKVAYCRSKDAAKFLWSFGCLDYEPPNEEEFYSSLIEHMRRKLHEFEKFPEHLLTGLLGLAFVRRFPEELIDHALRDDFVQKTRASKYELRKDLFTLAKSVDIECPGYRGSRLPPQLYQEMTEMVLAFAEQEIYVRPEIVEAESLLQSVLGGPEYVRSHMILPHTRSSDLEVHLAVDGRPVPFNSKAAAGKKLRDVGVSLTDDLMAQLIGGKSSSRARLAAENEAAAPGWEQTGEEQAPRTSFAGRSVSAGTSLQVVPELGGCLEAPASPVPHQQPRGVKLAIQVSNRNHYCYLSKRLLGLHRLKRRQLRRLGYVVVELPFWEWFPLLKRTRSEKLSYLHYKVFDPALLSRAT; this is encoded by the exons ATGGCTACGGTGCTCGTACGCCGACGGTTCCCGAGGCTGAGCAGGGCGACCGCCGCGGTTCTGACCTCAGCCCCGTGCGAGGCCGAGGGCGGAGGCGGCGAGAGCCCGcggaaggaggaggagaacccGAAAATCACCAGCGCCGGGAGCAAACCCGCTGCCACCATCCGGCTGCTG TCCCCGCCGGGCTACAGGGTGCTGCGCAACCCCGCTGCCTAcgccaggagcagggctgggagctgcggcCGGGCTCTCGGTGaccctcccaccagccctggcGCTGCTCAGGAGCACCGGGGGCTCCCTGCTGCGTCCTTCCAAGTTCTTCCAGCCGCCAGGAACGCCCTGGCCAAGCCCCCCCGCGGGCGGAACCCCCCGGCGCGGGCCAAGCGGGAGGCAGAGCGGGAGCAAAGGGAGCTGCACGACTCCAAGGAGGACCCGCGCACGTTCCAGCGGGGGCGGCCCGAGTACAAATCCCTCAGCTACGATAGGTTCGAGCCGCTGGAGGCCATCCCCTGGGAGGAAGGCGAGGCGGTTCTGCGCGGTGCGGCCGCCCAGGGGGGCAGCCGGAGCCCGGGAGCCATCGCCGAGGGTTTCCGCAAGCTGAGCCGCCTGCCTGAGGAGCACCACGCGGCGCTGGCGTCCGAGCCCAGGTTCGACGCCCTGTGCTGCCGCGTTGTCGACCAGATCGAGTCGTTCAGCACCGCGGAGCTCGTCGAGGTTTTGAAGGCTTGCGTCCGTCTGGGCGTCCCGCCCGCCCACCCCGTGCTGGACGCCTGCGAGCGCGACTTCTGCCGCCGCGCCTGGGCCATgagcctggagcagctgctgctggtggccgACTGCTGGCGCTGCCTGGAGCGCGCCGTGCCCTCCTACCTCGGCATCCTCTTCAGCTAcgccagcaggagctgcaagGAGCTCGCCCTGCCCCAGCTCGTCCAGCTCCTTTACATCATCGGCGAAGGGCGGAAATCCCCCCCGGACCTGGTGCAGAAGCTGGAGGGCGTCATTTGGAAGCACCTGGACTCGTGCACcctggaggaggtgggagcCATTTGCCTGGGGCTCTTCAAGTCCCTCAGCGCCGTCTCCGACCGCCTCATGAGGAGGATCGCGGACAGGGTCTCGCTGCGGATGGAGGAGATGAGCACCTACGCTTTGGTCAACGTGCTCAAAATGCTGCGCTACGCTCGCCTGGACCACCTgcccctcctcagggagctggggagggttATTCCCCCCCGAATCCCGGCCACGAACATCCAGGGCGTCATGCACATCACCCTGAcctgctcctccctgcactACTACGACGAGGGCGTGCTGGCCGCCGTGGCCGCGGCCCTGCCCTCCAAGGTGGCCTACTGCCGCAGCAAGGACGCCGCCAAGTTCCTGTGGTCCTTCGGGTGCCTGGACTACGAGCCCCCAAACGAGGAGGAGTTCTACTCCAGCCTGATCGAGCACATGCGCAGGAAGCTGCACGAGTTTGAGAAGTTCCCAGAGCACCTCCTCACCGGCTTGCTCGGCCTGGCCTTCGTCAGACGCTTCCCGGAGGAGCTGATAGATCACGCTTTGAGGGACGACTTCGTCCAGAAAACGAGAGCGAGTAAATACGAGCTCCGGAAGGACCTGTTCACCCTCGCCAAGAGCGTGGATATCGAGTGCCCGGGCTACCGGGGCAGCCGCCTCCCCCCTCAGCTTTACCAGGAGATGACCGAGATGGTTTTGGCTTTCGCAGAGCAGGAGATCTACGTCAGGCCCGAGATTGTGGAAGCCGAGTCCCTTCTCCAGAGCGTGCTGGGCGGCCCCGAGTACGTGAGGAGCCACATGATTCTGCCTCACACCCGCTCGAGCGACCTGGAGGTGCACCTGGCCGTGGACGGGCGCCCCGTCCCTTTCAATTCAAAGGCCGCCGCGGGTAAGAAGCTGAGAGACGTCGGAGTTAGTCTGACGGACGACCTGATGGCCCAGCTCATCGGAGGGAAATCGAGCAGCCGGGCTCGCTTGGCAGCGGAAAACGAAGCCGCGGCTCCTGGTTGGGAGCAGACGGGGGAAGAACAAGCTCCCCGCACGTCGTTTGCGGGCAGATCTGTTAGCGCGGGCACCTCGTTGCAAGTTGTACCCGAACTGGGGGGCTGCCTCGAAGCCCCCGCTTCCCCTGTGCCGCACCAGCAGCCTCGGGGGGTGAAGCTGGCGATCCAGGTGTCCAACCGCAACCACTACTGCTACCTGTCCAAGCGGCTCCTGGGGCTGCACCGCTTGAAGAGGCGGCAGCTGCGGCGCCTGGGCTACGTGGTGGTCGAGCTTCCCTTCTGGGAGTGGTTCCCCCTGCTCAAGCGCACGCGCTCGGAGAAGCTGAGCTACCTGCACTACAAAGTGTTCGACCCGGCGCTGCTCAGCAGGGCCACCTAG